Sequence from the Microbacterium sp. 1.5R genome:
CTGGCCACCGCAGAGCTGTTCGCGCTGATCTTCGCGCGCTCAGCGAGCCCGATCCTCGCGGTCGGCGGTTTCGTGATCGACATCGTGCCGCAGCCCTTCAAGGAATTCGCGATCGCGACCTTCGGCGAGTACGACAAGATCGCGCTGCTGGTCGGTCTCGGTCTCGCGGTGGTGATCGCGTCGGCGATCGCCGGAATCCTTCAGCTGCTCCGTCCCCCGCTCGGCGTGATCGCCCTGGTGGTCGCGGGCGCGCTCTCCACCGCGGCGATCGTGACGAGGGCGGGAGTCACGCCCCTCGCCTTCCTGCCTCCCGTGCTCGGCACCATCGCAGGGTCGATCCTGATGGTGCTCCTGATCCGCCGTCTGAAGACGTGGAGGGCCTCGGCGGTTCCCGCCGTGATGACCGACCGCAAGGGCGAGGGTCTCGCCGCGACCGGCACCGGGACGGTGGGCCAGGATGCCGCGCAGCCGCCGAAGGATCTGGGGCGTCGGCAGTTCTTCATCCTCGCCGGGATCGCGAGCGTCTCGGCGGTCGTCGTCGGCATCGCGTCGCGCACGGTGAGCATGACGGTCGCCTCCGTGGCGTCGATCCGGGAGGCGCTGAAGCTCCCGGCGCCGAAGTCGACGGTCACGGTGCCGAAGGGCGCCGAGCTCGACATCCCGGGCCTGAGCAAGCTGTTCACCCCGAACAAGGACTTCTACCGCGTCGACACCGCGCTGACCGTGCCCACGATCGACCCCAGCACCTGGCGTCTCGTGATCGACGGCATGGTCGATCAGCGCGTCGAGATGAGCTTCCAGGACCTCCTCGACATGGGGCTCGACGAGTATGCGATCACCCTCACCTGCGTCTCGAACGAGGTGGGCGGCGACCTCGTCGGCAATGCGAAGTGGCTCGGCGTCCCGCTGCGCGATGTTCTCAAGAAGGCAGGGGTGAAGTCCGGAGCCGACATGGTGCTGTCGAAGAGCGTCGACGGATACACCGCGAGCACGCCGCTGTCGGCGCTGACCGACGACAACCTCGATGCGATCCTCGCGGTGGGCATGAACGGCGAGCCGCTGCCGCTCGAGCACGGGTTCCCGGTGCGCATGGTCGTTCCCGGTCTCTACGGCTACGTCTCGGCGACGAAGTGGCTGACCGAGCTCAAGGTGACGACGTTCGACAAGGACGAGGCCTACTGGACCCCGCGTGGATACAGCGCCGAGGCGCCGATCAAGTTCGCCTCGCGCGTCGACACTCCCAAGGTCGGCGAGGCGGTCAAGGCCGGCCGCATCCCGATCGCGGGCGTCGCGTGGGCGCAGTCGGTCGGCATCGAGCGGGTCGAGGTGCGCATCGATGAGGGCGACTGGATGCCGGCGACGCTGTCGGCACCGATCAACGAGGACACCTGGGTGCAGTGGTTCATGGAGTGGGATGCCACGCCGGGCACGCACTACGTGGCCGTGCGAGCCATCAACAAGAACGGCGACCTGCAGATCGAAGAGCGGGCGCCGATCGCGCCGAACGGTTCGTCGGGGTGGCAGCGGTCGCTGATCCGCGTCGCCTGATGCCGGTGCGTGACCCCGGGTCTCGCCCTAGTGTGGGAGCCATGACGTCGCTCCCCGCCTGCGTGATCACTGTCTCGGATCGATCCTTCGCGGGTGAACGCGAAGACAGGGGAGGGCCGATCGCGGTCGGGCTGCTGCGGGATGCCGGGTGGCACTGCCCGGATGCCGAGGTCATCGCCGACGGCGCCACCTCGGTCGCGGATGCGCTGCGCCGAGCGGTGGCCCGCGGCGTGAGGCTGATCGTGACGACCGGGGGGACCGGCGTCAGTCCGCGCGATGAGACGCCGGAGGGCACCCGTCGGGTGATCACCCGCGAGGTGCCCGGCATCGCCGAGGAACTGCGCCGCAGCGGCCTCGCCGACACCCCGCTGTCCGTGCTCTCTCGTGGCGTGGCGGGCATCGTCGAACCGGCCGGATCGCTCGTGGTGAATCTTCCCGGGTCGCCCCGGGCCGTGGCATCCGGTGTTCCCGTCGTGCTCACCGTCGCCAGACACGTCGTCGACCAGGTCGAGGGCGGTGATCACTCGTGAACGAGGTGCGGATCGCAGCGATCTCGGAGGAGAAGCTCGACGTCGACGCGCATCTCGCTGCGGTGGACGACCCGGCCCTGGGCGGGGTCACGACCTTCATCGGGCGCGTGCGCGACAACGACCCCGATGCGACGACCCCGGTGGTCGGGCTCGAATACAGCTCGCACCCCGATGCGGAGCCGACGCTGCGACGCATCGCCGAGGAGGCGGCAGCGGATGCCGTCGGCGACGCCAGGGTCGTGGTCGCCGTGAGCCACCGAATCGGTCGCCTCGACGTCGGGGATGCGGCCGTGGTCATCGCGGTCGCGGCAGAGCATCGTGCTGAGGCCTTCGAGGTGTGCCGCGCGGTCATCGAGGACATCAAGACGTCGCTGCCGGTGTGGAAGCGCCAGGTCGAGTCGGACGGCTCGACCTCGTGGAAGGGCATCGGCGGCTGAGTCGAGTCGCGGCTGCTTCACGCGGCCATTCGCGCTTCTGAAGGCCGTTTTCGGCATCCGCGTCCTTCTGACGCGCAGATCGCCGCACGAAGCGCACGCCCCGCGGGCATCGCTTCGCCTGCGGCCTATCCCCCGGCGAACGGGGGAAGCACGTCGATCAGCTGGGCGTCGTCGAGCGGACGGTCGTCATCGCTGCGCACACCGTCGACCATGACCGCGCACCGCGGAAGGATGTCGGCGAGCGCCGGATGGTCGGCGACGACGGCGGCGCGCAGCTGCTCGAGCGAGTGCTCGCCGCGGTCCTCGGCGTCGGTGCCCGCGGCCTCGGCGGCCGCAGCGAAATAGCGGACGCGGGTGGTCACAGGGTCTCTCCCTCGCGCACCCAGTCGCCCGAGCGCCCGCCCGACTTCGCGACGATGCGCACGTCTTCGATCACGACCGAGCGGTCGAGGCCCTTGATCATGTCGACGATCGCGAGGGCACTCACCGAGACCGCTGTGAGGGCCTCCATCTCGACGCCGGTGCGGTCGGCAGTGCCGACGGTCGCCTCGACGTGCACGCCGTCGTCGACGATGTCGAGTTCGACCGACGCGCGGTGCACGCCGATCACGTGGGCGAGGGGCAGCAGAGCGGGTGTCGACTTGGCGGCCTGGATGCCGGCGATGCGGGCGACCGCGAGAACGTCGCCCTTGGGTGCGGTGCCGTCGCGCAGGGCAGCGATGACTTCGGCGCCGCAGCGCACGAATCCGCGCGCGGTGGCGGTGCGGACCGTCGGCTGCTTGCCGGTCACATCGACCATGTGGGCGTGGCCGGCCGAATCGAGATGCGTGAAGCTCATCCGACCAGCATGACATCGATCGCATCGCCCACGGCGACGGCCTCGACCTCAGCGGGCACGACGGCGAACGCGTGGGCGCGGGCGAGTCCGCCGGCCAGGTGCGATCCCGAGCCGCCCGAGGTCGCCGGGCGCACGGTCCTGTTCACGAGGTCGACGACGGCGGGCAGGTACTGACGGCGTCCCGGCGGGGTGGTCCACGCGGCATCCGCGGTGAAGGATGCGCGCGGGCGGTGGATCTCGGAGCGACCCTGCAGCGCCAGCAGCGCGGGGCGCACGAACACCTCGAACGACACCGCCACGCTCACGGGGTTTCCGGGAAGACCGAACACCAGAGTGCCGGCGTCGAGCACGCCGAACGCCTGCGGCTTGCCCGGCTGCATCGCGACGCTCGCGAACTCGACCTCGCCGTGTCCGTCGAACGCGCCGCGCACGGGCTCGTACGCACCGGCGCTCACGCCGCCGGTGAACACGATCACGTCAGCGCCGCGTTCTACGGCGGTCGCCGTGACGGTGCGCACGGCATCGGCGTCATCCGCGACGCGGGCGACGAGCACGACCTCGGCGTCGGCATCGGCGACGAGGAGCTCGAGCAGCGGACCGTTGGAATCGGGGATGCGGCCGCGCGCTGCGGGCTCGCCCGGCTCGAGCAGCTCACTGCCGGTCGATACGACGGCCACCCGGGGTGCGCGTGTCACCGTCACGCTCTCGACCCCGGCGGCGACGGCAGCGGACAGCTGGAACGCTCCGAGGCGCTCGCCGGCGAGCACCACTGCGTCACCGGCGCGCAGGTCGGCGCCGCGACGGCGGATGAACGCTCCTGCGGTCGACGGTGCGCGCAGCACCCGCACCTCGCCCAGCGAATCGGCGAGACCGCCGACGGTGTCCTCGAAAGGCACGATCGCGTCCGCCGCCGTCGGGGCGGGCGAGCCGGTCATGATGCGTGCCGCCTCGCCGGCTCCGAGTGCCGGGTCGTCCGACACCCCGGCGGGCAGATCTGCGACGACGCGGAGCACGACAGGGCTCTCGTCGGATGCCGAGGCGACATCCGCTGCCCGCACGGCGAAGCCGTCCATCGCGGAGTTGTCGAAGAGCGGGATGTCGTGCGCCGCCGTCGCAGGCTCTGCGAGCGTGCGCTGGGCCGCGTCCCGGATCGCCCGTGCCTCGGCGGGCAGTGCGCGTACGGCATCCAGCACCCGCGCGAGCTGATCCTCGACGGATCGGCGGCCGCCGCCCTCGGCGCTCATGCCGACACCGCCGAACGGATGGCGATCTCGTGCTGTCTCGAGGTGAGGGAGTCGATCATCGCGAGCCGGCCGAGCAGCGGCTCGCCCGCGCCGGTGATGAGCTTCACGACCTCGCCCGCCAGCATCCCGCCCACCTGCACGCACAGGGCCCCGAGCACGCCGACCTGCGCGCAGCTGGGCGGCTCGCCCTCGGTGCCGAGCGGGAAGAGATCGGTGAGCACCACGGGCGTGTGGCCTTCGGGGGGATTCGACCAGAACACGGTGGCCTGCGCGTGCCACTCCTGCACGGCACCCCACACGAGCGGGATGCCGAGGGTCTCGGTCGCAGCGGCGACGTCGCGGCGGGTCGCGAAGGAGTCGCTCGTGTCGACCACGATGTCGGCCCCGGCGAACAGGCGCTCGGCGTTCTCGGAGTCGAGTCGCTCGGAGGCCGTCACGACCTCCGCACCCGGTGACAGTGCGCTGATCGCGCGCGCCGCCGAAACGGTCTTGGGGCGGCCGATGTCCTCGACACGGTGAGCGAGCTGGCGCTGCAGATTGGTCAGCTCCACGATGTCGTCGTCGATCACCGTGATGCTGCCGATTCCTGCCGCGGCCAGTGCGAGGAGCACGGGGGAGCCGATGCCGCCGGCGCCGACCACGGTGACGTGGGCCGCGGCGAGACGGCGCTGCCCCTCCTCTCCGATGCCCGTGAGCACCGCGTGCCTGGCGGTGCGGACGAGTTCGGCCGGGTCGAGGGCGGGCGCGGGAGCGACGAGCGGCTGCATTGCACCAGGCTATGCCCGGGGTGCGCGATTGCGGCGGGGGCGAGGGGATTCGTCCGGAGTTCGCAGCGAACGGATGCCGATCGAGCGTGTTGCTTCCGTGAATGCGGTGATTTTTGGTTTCAGCATCCGCGTCTGCGGTAGTGTTCACCCATGCAGAGCTTTCGGATCGCCCGCGCAGCACAGCTGCTCGGAGTGAGCGATGACACGGTGCGGCGCTGGATCGATCAGGGCCTGCTGCCGACGACGGATGCCGTCCCGGCCGAGATCCCCGGTGACGCTCTCGCCGCCCGCGCTGTGGAGCTCGCCGAGGAGGCGCAGGCGTCGGATCATGCTCTCTCGAGCGCCCGCAACCGCTTCGTCGGCATCGTGACGCGCGTGCAGATCGACGGAGTCATGGCACAGGTAGATCTGCAGTCCGGACCCCATCGCGTCGTCTCGCTCATGTCGGCCGAGGCCGCCCGCGAGCTGAACCTGGAGGTCGGCTCGCTCGCCACCGCATCCGTCAAGGCGACCAACGTCGTCGTCGAAGTGCCGAAGGGCTGACATGAATCGCGCCCTGCGTCGCACCGTCGCGGTCGTCCTGGCCGCCGCCGCTCTCGCCCTCACAGGGTGCACCGCCGAAGCCCCGGCCCCTGCCAGCTCGGGAGATGCACCGGAGAGTGCCGTCAGCGGCGAGCTCACGGTGTACGCCGCCGCATCGCTGTCGGGCGCCTTCGACGAGATCGGTGCGGCCTTCACCGACGAGAACCCCGATGTGACGTTCAGCGGCGTCTACGACGGATCGTCGACGCTGGTCACCCAGCTGCGCGAGGGCGCTCCGGCCGACGTCTTCGCCTCAGCCGACGAGGCGAACATGGACAAGCTCGAGGATGCCGCGGTCGACCCGACCCTGTTCGCCTCCAACACGCTCGTGATCGCCGTTCCCTCGGGCAATCCGGGTCGCGTCGAGGCCCTCGCCGATCTGGGCGACGTCACCACCGTGCTGTGCGCCCCCGAGGTGCCGTGCGGCGCCGCCTCGGCGACGCTGCTCTCGAACGCCGGCGTCGCGGTCGACGCCGCGAGCCTCGAGCAGAACGTCACCGCCGTGCTCACCAAGGTCGCAGCCGGTGAGGCGGATGCGGGCCTCGTCTACGCCACCGACGTCGTCGGTCGCGACGATGTCGAGGTGATCGTGCCCGACGGTGCCGACGACGTCGTCAACCGCTATCCGATCGCGACGCTGTCGGAGGCATCGAACTCTGCGGCCGCCGACGCGTTCGTCGCGTTCGTGCTGTCGGATGATGGCCAGAGCATCCTGGCCGACTTCGGCTTCGGAGCGCCGTGACCGCGGCCGCTTCACACGGATACGCGCCGCGTGCCCTGGCCATCCCGGCCCTGATCGGTCTCGCGTTCCTCATCCTCCCGCTCGCGGCGCTCGTCGCCCGTGTCGAGTGGTCGACCTTCATCACCGACGTGACGTCGGAGTCCGCGCGCTCGGCTCTGCTCCTGTCGCTCGGCACCGGCCTCGTCGCCACTCTGCTGTGCATCGTGATCGGCGTGCCGCTGGCGTTGACGATCGCCCGCTCCGGGCCCCGCCTGGCCGCCGTGCTGCGGGCCGCTGTCACGGTGCCGCTCGTGCTGCCGCCGATGGTCGGCGGTGTCGCCCTGCTCTACCTGTTCGGGCGGGCGGGGTGGTTCGGCGGTCTCGGGATCTCCTTCAGCACGCCGGCCGTCGTGCTTGCGCAGACCTTCGTGGCGCTGCCGTTCCTCGTGCTGGCGGTCGAAGGGGCTGTGCGCACCTCCGGTGTCGAGTACGAGCGGACAGCCGCCGCGCTCGGAGCCGGCCGCTGGACGATCCTGCGCCGCATCACGCTGCCGCTCGCGGCGCCCGGGATCGTCGCGGGCGTGGTGCTGTGCTTCGCCCGGGCCATCGGCGAGTTCGGCGCGACGGCACTCTTCGCGGGCAACCGCCCCGGCGTCACGCAGACCATGCCCCTGGCGATCTACACGGCCTTCAACGGCGCAGGCGTCACCCAGGGGGCCGCGGTCGCCCTCGCGCTGCTGCTGCTCGCCACGGCGATCCTCGTGCTGCTGCTCGTGCGCGGCTGGCGGCCGGGGGCGGCGCGATGAGCGCGCCTGCTGTCGCCGGGCTGCGCGCCCGCGTGGTCGTGCCGCGAGAGCACTTCACCGTCGATGTCTCGCTGCAGGTGGAGACCCGCGAGACGGTCGCCGTGATGGGACCCAGCGGAGCGGGCAAGTCGACGCTGCTGCAGGCGCTCGCCGGACTCGAGCCGCTGGGCGGGGGCGAGATCGCCGTCGAGGGCCGGGTCGTCGACCGGGTCGCGAAGCCGCGGGTGAGGACCGAGCCGATGCGCCGCGGGGTCGTGCTGCTCGGGCAGAAGCCCCGGCTGTTCCCGCATCTGTCGGCGCGCGAGAACGTGGCGTTCGGGCCACGGGCGGCGGGCACTGACGCCCGCGCGGCGCGGGCGGGGGCCGACGATTGGCTCGCACGGGTCGGACTCCCCGGCTCCGGAGAGCGGATGCCGCACGAGCTCTCCGGCGGTGAGCAGCAACGGGTCGCGGTCGCTCGCGCGCTCGCCGCATCCCCTCGCGTCGTACTGCTCGACGAGCCACTCGTTGCCCTCGACCCCGAGACGGCCGGCGACATCAGGCGGATGCTGCGCGACCAGCTCATCTCGACCACGACCGTCGCGGTCACGCACGATGCCGCGGATGCCGTCGCGCTCGCCGACCGGCTGATCGTCGTCGAGGCTGGTCGCGTGACGCAGGTGGGCCCGGTGCGCGAGGTGCTCGCCGCCCCGGCATCCGGTTTCGTCGCGTCGATCGCCGGGGTCAACCGCCTGGTCGGGGTCGCGAGTGGGGGAGCATGGCGCAGCGGCGACGCGCGGTTGACCAGCGCCCATCCTGCATCGCGTGCTCTCGCCGCGACGGACGGCGTTGCGCTCGCCGCGGTCTTCCGCCCGGGCGACGTGCGGGTCGCCGAGGCAGGCCCGGAGTCGTGGCCGGCTGCGGTGACGCGCATCGAGCCCACGCTGGGAGGCGTGCGCGTGCACACCGATGCAGGCGCGATCGACCTGTCGCTGGATGCTGCCGGAGGCGTGGCGGTCGGCGATCGGATTCGGCTGCGGGTGGACCCGGCGCTGGTGCGGTTCGTCGCAGTTCCGTGCGCTGAGCTCGCCCGATGACTGGTGAACTCCCGGCCGAATCTCCAGCCAGGTGGCCTGGGCGAGCGCCGCGCGTCCCGAAAGGACCTGGCAATATGCCGGTCGTCGCGCCCGCATGGGCCGCGCGACGCGGGGCGCGGGTAGTCTCGGAACATGTCGGGGAGAGGGAAACTGCGATGACGGCCGTGCCGGTCGTGATCGGTGTGCGCTCGCCGCATCCCGTGGTCGCCACAGACCCCGCGCCCGCGTCGCAGGGACTCGTCGACACCCACGGGCGCGTGCACCGCGACCTGCGCATCTCGCTGACCGACCGCTGCTCGCTGCGCTGCACCTACTGCATGCCCGAGCAGGGAAACGAATGGCTGGCGCGCACCAGCATCCTGTCGACCGACGAGATCGTCGAAGTGGCGCAGGTCGCCGCGTCGCTCGGCATCCGCACCTTCCGGCTCACCGGCGGTGAGCCGCTGCTGCGTGCCGACATCGTCGACGTCGTGCGCCGTGTCTCGGCGATCGAGGGGGACGAAGGCCCTGTCGAGGTCGCCATGACGACGAACGGCATCACGCTCGCGAAGCACCTGCCCGACCTGATCGACGCCGGCCTCACGCGACTGAACATCAGCATCGACACGGTCGATCGTCAGCGCTTCGCCGACCTCACGCGTCGAGACCGCATCGACGACGTGTTCGAGGGCATCGCGGCAGCGGCGGCATCCGAACTGCGCCCGCTCAAACTCAACACGGTCGCTATGCGCGGCGTCAACGACGACGAGCTGCCCGACCTGGTCGCGTTCGCGATGGAGGTCGGCGCGCAGTTGCGCTTCATCGAGCAGATGCCGCTCGACGCCGGGCACACCTGGGATCGCGATTCGATGGTGACGCGCGAGGAGATCCTCGAGAAGCTCAGCGCGCGGTGGGATCTGGAGCCGGTTCCCGGCCGCGGCGGTGCGCCGGCGGAGAAATGGCGCATCGACGGCGGACCGCACGAGGTCGGCGTCATCGCCTCGGTCACCGCCCCCTTCTGCGGCGCGTGCGACCGACTTCGACTGACCGCCGACGGACAACTGCGCAACTGCCTGTTCTCGAACGCGGAGTACGACCTGATCGGCGTGCTGCGCGGCGACGGAGCATCCGACTCCGCCCGGCGTGCTGGCGGGATCGCCGACATGCTGCGCTCCTGCGTGCACGGCAAGCTGCCGGGGCACGCGATCAACGACCCGTCATTCCTGCAGCCCGCCCGAGGCATGAACGCCATCGGCGGCTGAGTCAGCCCCGCTTCGCGTTCACAATTCAGCAGAGAACGTGCGTTCCGCGTGCTCAGGGCCTGAATCCGGCCCGATCCCGACCGCTGATGCTGAATTGTGAACGGCGAGAACGCGCGTCAGTCGAGGAACTCCCGCGCGGCGGCCGACAGTGCGGTGACGCCGACCTCGATCGTCGGGTGGATCTCGGGCGCGAAGAACGGCGAGTGGTTGGTCGGGATGTCCTTGTCGAGCGTGCCGGCGGCGGCGGATGCCGCGAACTTCGCCGCATCGATGCCGCCCCAGAACCAGAAGACCAGCGGCGCGCCGGTGTCGCGGGCGAACCACGACACGTCCTCGCTGCCGGTGAACATCCCGGGGTCGACGACCGACGCCTCGCCGAGCGCGCGCTGCAGGGCGGAGGTGACGCGCGCGGTGGCATCGGCGTCGTTGATCGTCGGCGGCAGGGTGTGGTCAGTGCGGATCTCGGGCTCGCGCTCGGCTCCGGATGCCGCCGCCTCGGCCCGCACGATGCGCTCGACGCTCGCGAGCACCTTGTCGCGCATCTCGTCGTTCGGATAGCGCAGGCTGAGCTCGAGCTTGGCCTCGGCCGGGATGATGTTGTTCTTGAGGCCCGCATGGATCGAGCCGACCGTCACCACTGCGACATCGCGCGGGTCGACCTCGCGCGATGCGATGGTCTGCAGCCGCATGACGGTCGCCGCGGCCATGACGACCGGGTCGATCGTGGAGTGCGGGCGTGAGCCGTGTCCGCCGCGTCCGTGCAGCACGACGGTGAGTCCGTCGGATGCCGCCATCTGCGTACCGGGGCGCACGCCGATGGTTCCGGCGGGCAGGGGAGTGACGTGCTGGCCGAGCACGACGTCGGGGTGCGGCACGAGATCGCGCAGTCCGGCGTCGAGCATGGCACGGGATCCGGCGCCGTACTCCTCGGCGGGCTGGATGAGCACGACCACGGTTCCCGACCAGTCGGCCTTCTCGGCGACGAGCTTCTCGACGGCGCCGATCATCGCCGTGACGTGCATGTCGTGGCCGCAGGCGTGCATGACGGGCACGGTGTTGCCGGCCGGATCGATGCCGGTCGCGGTGCTCGCGTACGCCAGCCCGGTCTCCTCGCCGACGGGCAGCGCGTCCATGTCGGCGCGCGCCCACACGACCGGGCCGTCGCCGTTGCGCAGGATGCCGACCACGCCGGTGACGCCGATGCCCTCGTGCACCTCGAGGCCGAGATCCCGCAGGTGGCCCGCGGCGATGCCGGCGGTGCGCGTCTCCTGGAACGAGAGCTCGGGATGCTGGTGCAGGTCGGTGTAGAGCGCTTCGAGGTCGATCGTCATGGCCCGAGCCTAGTCGCGGCGGTACGACTCCAGTGCCGGTCCTGGATGCAGTACGCCGTTGACGATCGACCGGATCGCGAACTCGCTCGCCTCGCCGAGGTCGAACACGTCGCGATGCAGCAGCCATTGCAGCTGCAGGCCATCCATCACGGCGAGGATGCTGGCGGCGGCCGTCGTGATCGTCGAGGGCTCGGTCACTCCCTCCTGCGCGCACAGGGCGTGGAAGGCATCCGTCACCTCGCGTCGCAGCGTCGTGTATCGCTCTTCGAAGTACTCGCGGCCGGGGTGGTTGTCGGTCACGGACTCCGATGAGAGCACGGTGTACGCCTGCACGATCCCGGGGCGCCGCTCGTTGGCGATGGCGGTGCGCACGAGGTGCAGGAAGAGCTCGGGTCCGCCGGGGATGTGCTTCTCGGCGAGCTCGGCGACGTCGGCCTGGTCGCGGTAGGCGAGCACCTCGAGCAGCAGCTTCTGCTTCGACCCGAAATGGTGCAGCACGCCGGCGTGGGTGATGCCCACCTGCTCGGCGACATCGGCGAGGGTGCCGTTGGTCGATCCCTTGTTGCCGAAGATCTCGACGGCGGCTTTGAGGATCTGCTCGCGCTTCTCGCGGGTGGCAGGCCGGACGGACGTGTGGGCGACAGCATCCTTCGACATGGTCCATCCTCTTCTGCACGGAATCCTGCACTGGATCGTACTTGCCAACTCTACTTACCAACGAGTAACCTCGCACCAGCTTACTTTCTCGCCAGTAAGCGAATGCAGTCGGATGCCCGGGCACCGACAGCCACACAGCACAACGACCCGTGCCCAAGGAGAAGCAATGAAGCTCAGAAAGTCCATGATCGCCGTCGCGGCGATCTCCGCCCTCGGCGTCTCGGCCCTCGCCGGCTGCGCAGCCGGCGGATCGAACGACGGTGACGCCGGATCCGGCGGCGCAGCACTGACGATCGCCAAGCCCGACGGTGCGATCACCACCGAGTCGAACAACCCCTACGTCGGCGACTCGTCGGCGTCGAAGTACGGCTACGGCAAGGTCATCTTCGAGACCCTCGGTCTCGTCAACCAGACCGGCGACCGCGAGGTCACCCCCTGGCTCGCCGAGAGCATCGAGTGGAACGACGACTACACGGCCCTCACCGTCGTGCCCCGCAAGGACGTCACCTGGAGCGACGGCGAGCCGTTCACCGCCGACGACATCGTCTTCACCTATGAGCTCGTGTCGACCCCCGAGCTCGACACCGCCGGCCTCAAGTTCGAGGGGGCGACCGTCGAGGGCGACGCCGTCACCCTGAACTTCGGCGAATCGAAGTACGTGAACCAGGCGCGCGTCCTGCACGTGCCGATCGTGCCGAAGCACATCTGGGAGAACCTCGACGAGCCGGCCACCGACCCCGTCAAGGGCGACGACCTGGTCGGCACCGGCCCCTACGCCCTGTCGAACTGGTCGACCGAGTCGGTCACGCTCGAGGCCCGCGACGACTACTGGGGCGGCGATCTCGCGGTTCCCGAGCTGCACTACGTCTCGTACGGCGACAACACCGCTCTGACGACGGCTCTCGCGCAGGGCGAGGCCGACTGGGCGCAGGCGTTCATCCCGCAGATCCAGGAGCAGTTCCTCGACGCCGACCCCGAGCACAACAAGTTCTTCGTCGCGCCGACCACGGGTTCGGCGACGCTGTTCATGAACCTGCAGCAGAAGCCGTTCGACGATGTGGCGTTCCGCCAGGCGCTCGCCTGGGTCATCGACCGCGACGCCTACGTCGACATCGCCCGTGAGGGCGCGAGCGAGCCGGTCTGGTCGGTGACCGGTCTGTCGTCGATCCTCGAGGACGAGATCCAGCCCGAGTTCCAGGGCGAGGAGTACTCGGTCGACGCCGAGAAGGCGCGCGACCTGCTCGAGAGCGCCGGATACACGTGGAAGGACGACGCGCTGATCGACCCCGACGGCACGCCCGTCTCGTTCACGCTCTCGGTGCCCTCGGGCTGGAGCGACTGGAACACCGCGCAGGAGCTCATCGCCGAAGACGTCACCGAGGCCATCGGCGCCGAGGTCAAGATCGACATGCCCGACTGGGGCGGCTGGGCAGGCCCCCGCGACGACGGCTCGTTCTCGGCCATCATCCACTGGCTGGAAGACAGCGGCACGGCATACGGCCTGTACACGTCGACGATGGACCCGCGCTGGATCTCGCCCGAGGGCATCGCCGGGTTCAACTTCGGACGCTTCGAAGACCCCGCGGCAACCGAGGCGCTCAACACCTACGCGAACGCGTCGTCCGATGAGGAGCGCACTGCGGCGATCACCACGCTCGAGCAGATCTTCGTCGAGCAGGTCCCGGCGATCCCGCTGGGCGCGCACCCGCTTCTCGGCGAGTACAACACCCGCAACTACGTCGGGTGGCCCTCGGAGGACGACCCGTACGCCTCGGGCGACCCGACGCAGCAGAACATCGTGCAGATCCTCACGAAGCTGAAGCCGGCCGAGTAAGCAGTCCCGGAGGGGCGGATGCAGCGGCATCCGCCCCTCCCACCGACCTCCCGAC
This genomic interval carries:
- a CDS encoding ABC transporter substrate-binding protein, producing the protein MKLRKSMIAVAAISALGVSALAGCAAGGSNDGDAGSGGAALTIAKPDGAITTESNNPYVGDSSASKYGYGKVIFETLGLVNQTGDREVTPWLAESIEWNDDYTALTVVPRKDVTWSDGEPFTADDIVFTYELVSTPELDTAGLKFEGATVEGDAVTLNFGESKYVNQARVLHVPIVPKHIWENLDEPATDPVKGDDLVGTGPYALSNWSTESVTLEARDDYWGGDLAVPELHYVSYGDNTALTTALAQGEADWAQAFIPQIQEQFLDADPEHNKFFVAPTTGSATLFMNLQQKPFDDVAFRQALAWVIDRDAYVDIAREGASEPVWSVTGLSSILEDEIQPEFQGEEYSVDAEKARDLLESAGYTWKDDALIDPDGTPVSFTLSVPSGWSDWNTAQELIAEDVTEAIGAEVKIDMPDWGGWAGPRDDGSFSAIIHWLEDSGTAYGLYTSTMDPRWISPEGIAGFNFGRFEDPAATEALNTYANASSDEERTAAITTLEQIFVEQVPAIPLGAHPLLGEYNTRNYVGWPSEDDPYASGDPTQQNIVQILTKLKPAE